From one Bos indicus isolate NIAB-ARS_2022 breed Sahiwal x Tharparkar chromosome 16, NIAB-ARS_B.indTharparkar_mat_pri_1.0, whole genome shotgun sequence genomic stretch:
- the PERM1 gene encoding PGC-1 and ERR-induced regulator in muscle protein 1, whose protein sequence is MENFQYSVQLSDQDWAEFSAAAEECGLLQAGLASGDEPLSSDTDQRDSRGSSPPGPSPFLEGQLTPGGSSWPSFEEEDKAATRQLVSRSWHEPMLAPEAGQQTPSTSAQSEARLSLSPGATPLVQGSSLPGPVSSRDEMQRLLRGPAPRGPAPTPTGEPAGSPESPGHSAAPQRSPGSPGAPPRSPGRKKRRTAGTKAGGRSGGPGPAPTQLDSPLLTEAKPEDSFGPAGSRGKGLPAGAAKQTAGTGPESAGAPEQVAGQGPGVDLSTSVSTTEQGTDRLGMSPRADPCAASTSDPGAPLDVTIKSDVALSTPASEPQPDEPQSTPAFKPQPDEPQSTPAFKPQPDESQSTSAFNAQPNEPQSTPTFSPQPDEPQSTPAFKPQPDEPQSTSAFNAQPNEPQSTPAFSPQPDEPQSTPAFKPQPDEPQSTPAFNVQPNEPQSTPAFSPQPDEPQSTPAFKPQPDEPQSTPAFNTQPNEPQSTPTFKPRLDVDQLMPGPVVQPEVDSSMPASKAVPCTALPHLVPEAGSDVGVSTPPAPTPQAGPDMVEAEVVPVAKLGLSPVRSLEGHQQNPRGEPSTDAPGHHTGEPPLGPIQAPKKKKVRFSMAMPSSEEPGSGEVSGPPSPATAPRMASGGHRGSGAWDSVAVGPRSPQPRILKHLPPPAPSASMGPGRRSCFAVTLPEAYDFFFCDTIEEEDEEAEGAAEAAQAPAEVQWPDVCEFFFQESQIQRSRHQEGRSQAPLLKAGSVPAPPPGDPMPISIPEAYEHFLEEDRSGGTLGPAALLQMQATEPSRSVLWGVGTGAPPESSPATVEQLTLAIREAVAPRGPLTSFTFSQKDMCMVFVAFATWAVRTSDLHAPDAWKTVLLANIGTISAIRYFRRQVERGRHSRSRSSSPSSSPSP, encoded by the exons ATGGAGAACTTCCAGTACAGCGTCCAGCTGAGCGACCAGGACTGGGCTGAGTTCTCAGCCGCTGCCGAAGAGTGTGGCCTCCTGCAGGCCGGCCTGGCCTCTGGGGATGAACCCTTGTCTAGCGACACTGACCAAAGGGACAGCAGGGGCAGCAGCCCCCCAGGACCCTCACCCTTTCTCGAGGGGCAACTGACTCCTGGAGGAAGTAGCTGGCCCAGCTTTGAGGAGGAGGACAAGGCCGCCACCCGGCAGCTGGTCAGCAGGTCTTGGCATGAACCCATGCTGGCCCCAGAGGCGGGTCAGCAGACGCCCAGCACGTCCGCACAGTCAGAAGCTCGGCTGTCCCTCAGCCCTGGTGCCACCCCTCTCGTCCAGGGCTCATCCCTCCCGGGGCCAGTGTCTTCCAGAGACGAGATGCAGAGGCTTCTGCGGGGGCCAGCCCCCCGGGGCCCTGCCCCTACTCCCACTGGTGAGCCCGCTGGGAGTCCTGAGTCCCCTGGCCACAGTGCTGCCCCCCAGAGGTCCCCTGGCAGCCCTGGAGCCCCGCCAAGAAGCCCTGGCCGAAAGAAGAGGCGCACTGCAGGCACCAAAGCAGGTGGGCGTTCGGGCGGCCCAGGCCCTGCTCCCACCCAGCTGGACTCCCCACTGCTCACAGAGGCCAAACCTGAGGACAGCTTCGGCCCTGCTGGGTCCAGGGGGAAGGGTCTCCCAGCAGGAGCAGCAAAGCAGACAGCAGGAACTGGGCCAGAGTCTGCAGGAGCCCCCGAGCAGGTGGCCGGACAAGGGCCAGGTGTGGATCTGTCTACATCTGTCTCTACTACTGAGCAGGGAACAGATCGACTTGGAATGAGCCCCAGAGCTGACCCGTGCGCTGCGTCCACGTCTGACCCAGGGGCTCCTCTAGACGTCACGATTAAGTCAGATGTGGCTCTATCCACACCTGCCTCTGAACCTCAACCCGATGAGCCTCAGTCTACACCTGCCTTCAAGCCTCAACCTGATGAACCTCAGTCTACACCCGCCTTCAAGCCTCAACCCGATGAATCTCAGTCTACATCCGCCTTCAACGCTCAACCCAATGAGCCTCAGTCCACACCCACCTTCAGTCCTCAACCCGATGAGCCTCAGTCTACACCTGCCTTCAAGCCTCAACCTGATGAACCTCAGTCTACATCCGCCTTCAACGCTCAACCCAATGAGCCTCAGTCCACACCCGCCTTCAGTCCTCAACCCGATGAGCCTCAGTCTACACCTGCCTTCAAGCCTCAACCTGATGAACCTCAGTCTACACCCGCCTTCAACGTTCAACCCAATGAGCCTCAGTCCACACCCGCCTTCAGTCCTCAACCCGATGAGCCTCAGTCTACACCTGCCTTCAAGCCTCAACCTGATGAACCTCAGTCTACACCCGCCTTCAACACTCAACCCAATGAGCCTCAGTCCACACCCACCTTCAAGCCTAGACTAGATGTGGACCAGCTTATGCCAGGCCCAGTGGTCCAGCCAGAGGTGGATTCATCTATGCCTGCCTCAAAGGCTGTACCATGCACAGCCCTGCCTCACCTTGTGCCCGAGGCTGGGTCTGATGTGGGTGTGTCTACACCACCTGCTCCCACACCCCAGGCTGGGCCTGACATGGTGGAAGCAGAGGTTGTTCCTGTGGCCAAGCTGGGTTTGAGCCCTGTTCGGTCTCTAGAGGGGCACCAACAGAACCCCAGAGGGGAGCCCTCAACAGATGCCCCTGGACACCACACTGGGGAGCCCCCTCTAGGCCCCATCCAAGCACCCAAGAAGAAGAAAGTGCGATTCTCTATGGCCATGCCCAGCTCCGAAGAGCCAGGGTCAGGAGAGGTCTCAGGCCCACCCTCTCCGGCCACAGCCCCCAGGATGGCATCTGGGGGCCACAGAGGTTCTGGAGCCTGGGACTCTGTGGCAGTTGGGCCCCGGAGCCCCCAGCCTCGGATTCTGAAGCAcctgcctccccctgccccctctgcCTCCATGGGGCCAGGGCGCAGGAGCTGCTTTGCAGTGACCCTCCCGGAAGCCTATGACTTCTTCTTTTGTGACACCATTGAGGAGGAGGACGAAGAGGCtgagggggcagcagaggctgCCCAGGCTCCAGCCGAAGTCCAGTGGCCGGATGTGTGTGAGTTCTTCTTCCAAGAGAGCCAAATCCAGAGGTCGAGGCACCAGGAGGGCCGCTCCCAGGCCCCACTCCTAAAGGCTGGGTCTGTGCCGGCCCCTCCACCTGGAGACCCCATGCCAATCTCCATCCCTGAGGCCTATGAACACTTCCTTGAGGAGGACAGGTCAGGGGGCACACTGGGGCCAGCCGCCCTTCTCCAGATGCAGGCCACAGAGCCCTCCAGGTCAGTCCTCTGGGGAGTGGGAACTGGCGCCCCACCGGAGTCTAGCCCAGCCACAGTGGAACAGCTCACCctggccatcagggaagcag TGGCACCCCGGGGTCCCCTCACCTCGTTCACCTTCAGCCAGAAAGACATGTGCATGGTGTTCGTAGCCTTTGCTACCTGGGCTGTGAGAACGTCAGACCTGCATGCCCCAGATGCCTGGAAGACAG TTCTGCTGGCCAACATTGGCACCATCTCTGCCATCCGATATTTCCGCCGGCAGGTGGAGCGGGGGCGCCACAGCCGCAGTCGcagctccagccccagctccagccccagcccctag
- the PLEKHN1 gene encoding pleckstrin homology domain-containing family N member 1 gives MGNSHCVPQAPRRLRASFSRKPSLKGNREDGARKLAGLFGTEAGADRDTTADKIFHYIPGTNIPGLQSQQEILEQPFLSVFKEGRRRAAVRSLGSVVHYAKVQLRFQHSQNVSDCYLELFPSHLYFQAHGPEGLTFQGLLPLMELSVCPLEGSREHAFQITGPLPAPLLVLCPSQAELGRWLYHLEKQIALVGGVPRCPPEPLQHRLTRLRTASGRQVMGSAICASRVKLQHLPSQEQWDRLLVLYPTSLAIFSEEADGLCFKGELPLSAIHINLEEREKQIRSFLIEGRLINTIRVVCASYEDYSHWLLCLQTVCQEDRASPPLGPESLPGLRAPTQVVASGRGSLSSDARTSWDSGCPAPASTCTSHSLPESSAPSTAGCPARPPLEQANPGCTSIGGHRAKLRRGGSSRSPRNKARAERPGPAALLHLDLTKLSLDGGTEAPDHSLETPHSPLYADPYTPPATSHRKITDVQNLDEFLSAMQSTLGPEPSSPFCSIPVSEPVSDSSCGLSGPHLLSEKAVLRARASRHHRASIKGWGPRPPDSPQLVSPEKEASPDPSPPPPDGVPRPGYGSSQDKALSPSQRRGPRGAPEPEQGLIQWI, from the exons ATGGGGAACAGCCACTGCGTCCCTCAGGCCCCTAGGAGGCTCCGGGCCTCCTTTTCCAGAAAGCCCTCGCTGAAGGGAAATAG AGAGGACGGCGCACGGAAGCTGGCTGGCCTGTTTGGCACTGAGGCTGGTGCGGACCGGGACACCACTGCTGACAAGATCTTCCACTACATCCCAGGGACG AACATCCCAGGTTTGCAGAGCCAGCAAGAAATCCTGGAGCAGCCTTTCCTGAGTGTGTTCAAGGAGGGGCGgcgaagggcagcagtgaggagtcTGGGCAGCGTTGTGCACTATGCCAAGGTCCAGCTGCGTTTCCAGCACAGCcag AATGTCAGTGACTGCTACCTGGAGCTGTTCCCCTCCCACCTCTACTTCCAGGCCCATGGTCCTGAAGGACTCACTTTCCAG GGGCTGTTACCACTGATGGAGCTGAGTGTCTGCCCCCTCGAGGGGTCTAGAGAGCACGCCTTCCAGATCACAG GCCCGCTGCCCGCCCCACTTCTCGTGCTCTGCCCCAGCCAGGCCGAGCTGGGCCGCTGGCTCTACCACCTGGAGAAGCAGATAGCCCTCGTGGGAGGGGTGCCTCGCTGCCCCCCAGAGCCCCTGCAG CACAGGCTGACCCGGCTGCGGACAGCATCAGGCCGCCAGGTGATGGGCAGTGCCATCTGTGCCTCAAGGGTCAAGCTGCAGCATCTGCCCTCACAG GAGCAGTGGGACCGCCTCCTTGTCCTGTACCCAACCTCCCTGGCCATCTTCTCCGAGGAAGCAGATGGGCTTTGCTTTAAG GGGGAGCTCCCGCTCAGCGCCATCCACATCAACCTGGAAGAGAGGGAGAAGCAGATTCGCTCTTTCCTGATTGAAG GCCGTCTCATCAACACCATCCGTGTGGTGTGTGCCAGCTACGAGGACTATAGCCACTGGCTGCTCTGCCTGCAGACAGTCTGCCAGGAGGACAGGGCCTCCCCACCACTCGGCCCTGAGAGCCTCCCAGGGCTGCGGGCGCCCACACAG GTTGTGGCCAGTGGCCGAGGCTCGCTCTCCTCTGATGCACGGACCAGCTGGGACTCAGGGTGCCCGGCGCCCGCCTCCACTTGCACCAGCCACTCCCTCCCTGAGTCCTCAGCACCATCCACTGCAGGCTGCCCGGCCCGGCCCCCACTG GAGCAAGCCAACCCTGGCTGCACCAGCATCGGCGGGCACAGGGCAAAGCTGAGACGGGGCGGCAGCAGCCGATCACCCAGGAACAAGGCCCGGGCTGAGAGGCCTGGCCCAGCCGCCCTGCTACACCTGGACCTGACCAAG TTGAGCCTAGACGGCGGCACTGAGGCTCCAGACCATTCTCTGGAGacaccccactccccactctATGCTGACCCCTACACACCACCTGCCACTTCCCACCGCAAGATCACAGATGTCCAGAACCTGGATGAG TTCCTCAGTGCGATGCAGAGCACGCTTGGACCTGAGCCCTCCAGCCCGTTCTGCTCAATCCCCGTGTCTGAGCCTGTCTCTGACTCCAGCTGTGGACTCTCCGGCCCCCACTTACTCTCTGAGAAGGCAGTCCTGCGGGCCCGAGCCTCTCGGCACCATCGTGCCTCCATTAAGGGCTGGGGGCCCCGGCCCCCAGACTCCCCTCAGCTT GTCTCCCCTGAGAAAGAAGCTTCGCCCGACCCCTCACCACCTCCCCCAG ATGGCGTCCCCCGCCCGGGCTATGGCAGCAGCCAGGACAAAGCTCTGTCACCTTCCCAGCGGCGGGGGCCTCGAGGAGCACCAGAGCCTGAACAGGGGCTCATCCAGTGGATCTGA